One genomic region from Nitrospira sp. encodes:
- a CDS encoding histidine phosphatase family protein — translation MDCILIRHGIAVGPDEWEGAEENRPLTEKGKNRARQAAEGLAALDCKPTHLFTSPFVRAYDTARLVRAVVCPTLKVETREELAVGVKPEQLVGWFRTLPSDAVVVCVGHEPQLGEAVSLLLCGKALPNFPLKKAGAAYLEVADGLRPGQGRLCWLLQPTQLRAIGKRTHGKKRLGQD, via the coding sequence ATGGATTGTATCCTGATTCGTCACGGGATTGCGGTAGGGCCTGATGAGTGGGAAGGGGCGGAGGAGAATCGCCCTCTTACCGAAAAGGGAAAGAATCGCGCCAGGCAGGCTGCCGAAGGGTTGGCTGCACTTGACTGTAAGCCGACCCACCTATTCACGAGCCCCTTCGTGCGGGCTTACGATACAGCGAGGCTGGTACGCGCTGTCGTCTGTCCAACTTTGAAGGTCGAGACACGGGAAGAGTTGGCGGTCGGAGTAAAGCCTGAGCAGCTGGTTGGATGGTTCCGCACACTCCCGTCGGATGCAGTGGTGGTATGTGTGGGGCATGAACCTCAGCTCGGTGAAGCGGTAAGCCTGTTGCTCTGTGGAAAAGCCCTTCCGAACTTTCCACTTAAGAAGGCCGGGGCCGCCTATCTTGAGGTCGCGGACGGTCTTAGACCTGGCCAGGGTCGGCTCTGCTGGCTGCTTCAGCCGACGCAGTTGCGTGCCATAGGCAAGCGAACGCATGGCAAGAAACGGCTGGGGCAGGATTAA
- a CDS encoding IS3 family transposase (programmed frameshift) produces MERVPRQQYTKEFREQAVQLVLEQKLTIPEVARRLAMSGKTLENWVCRARRGQLATLGESRRPVTELEAEVSRLKRDLAEARMERDILKKATGVLCQGAAARYALMRTLRPQYPLSVLCRVLEVSRSGYYAWRTRRPSKRAQENARLEVAIQAAHVRTRQTYGPERLQAELREDGFPAGVGRIKRLRKKLRLRCKQVRWFTTTTDSKHSLPVAENVLAQTFVATRPNETWVTDITYIPTAEGWLYLAGIKDLYTCEVVGHARGARMTTDLVQGALRNALDTKRPAPGLIHHSDRGSQYCAQDYQAQLRQFGLTPSMSRKGNCYDNAPMESFWGTLKNELVHHRRYETREQARREITEYIELFYNRQRRHSRLGNCSPAVFAQQWARQQLAA; encoded by the exons ATGGAACGAGTTCCGCGACAGCAGTATACGAAGGAGTTCCGTGAGCAAGCGGTGCAGCTGGTCCTGGAACAGAAGTTGACGATTCCAGAGGTAGCAAGACGCCTGGCCATGTCGGGCAAGACGCTCGAGAACTGGGTGTGTCGAGCCCGGCGCGGTCAGCTCGCGACGCTGGGGGAGAGCCGACGGCCCGTGACAGAGCTGGAGGCCGAGGTCTCTCGGCTGAAGCGCGACCTGGCCGAGGCGCGGATGGAGCGCGACATCTTAAAAAAAGCCACCG GCGTACTTTGCCAAGGCGCAGCTGCCCGGTACGCGCTCATGAGGACGCTGCGGCCCCAGTATCCCCTGAGTGTGTTGTGTCGGGTGCTGGAGGTGTCCCGAAGTGGGTACTATGCCTGGCGCACGCGCCGTCCCTCGAAGCGCGCTCAGGAGAACGCGCGCCTAGAAGTGGCGATCCAGGCCGCGCATGTGCGCACCCGGCAGACCTATGGGCCGGAACGTCTCCAAGCGGAATTGCGTGAGGATGGGTTCCCCGCTGGGGTCGGACGCATCAAACGGCTACGCAAGAAACTGAGACTACGTTGCAAACAGGTGCGCTGGTTCACGACCACGACGGATTCAAAGCACTCGCTGCCGGTGGCGGAGAATGTCTTGGCCCAAACGTTTGTCGCCACGCGCCCGAACGAGACCTGGGTCACCGACATCACGTATATCCCCACCGCAGAAGGGTGGTTGTATCTGGCGGGGATCAAAGATCTGTATACATGTGAGGTGGTTGGGCATGCGAGGGGGGCGCGGATGACGACGGACTTGGTGCAGGGGGCGCTCAGGAACGCTCTCGACACCAAGCGCCCGGCCCCGGGGCTCATTCATCATTCTGATCGCGGCTCTCAATATTGTGCCCAGGACTATCAAGCGCAATTGCGGCAGTTCGGCCTGACCCCGTCTATGAGTCGGAAGGGCAACTGCTATGATAACGCGCCGATGGAGAGTTTCTGGGGAACGCTCAAGAATGAGCTGGTGCACCACCGGCGGTATGAAACACGGGAGCAGGCTCGGCGAGAGATCACGGAGTACATCGAGCTCTTCTATAACCGTCAGCGTCGGCATTCCAGGCTGGGAAATTGCTCGCCCGCGGTGTTTGCCCAGCAGTGGGCTCGTCAACAGCTGGCGGCGTGA
- a CDS encoding Ppx/GppA phosphatase family protein, which translates to MSKLAVIDIGTNSIHMVLAEVLPDAGFKILDRFKDITRLGNGVFATRRLSEESMTRALEVLKTLVTLARNKGFDRIVAVATSAVREAQNGGDFVALIMEHMGLRVRVISGTEEARLIFLGVKHSIALPDGPTLVVDIGGGSVELIVGNREGLIHGQSLKLGAIRLAEQFLPKTPPSESMMHALDNAVLAHLRDALGSFKMKKFQSLVATSGMAGNVGEVIHLRQTGRPLPQHNLATILLKDIRSLEAELAKSSVKARLAIPGLDPKRVDTLLPTAVVLRCLLELSGLNEITLCDKAIREGVIYDFIVRHREGLKAERDIPDVRRRNVVGLARRCQAPEAHSLHVADLALSLFDQTKREHRLGQQERTWLEYAAILHDVGYLINPRQHHKHAYYLIKHSDLGGLAAEEIDVVANIARYHRRALPSSKHEAFACLTPRLQRVVKILASLLRIADGLDRTHFSLVQALSVKFGKQITIEVHLTADAEMELWAAKTRADLFEQVFRRRVQFSGLLKTDHS; encoded by the coding sequence GTGTCTAAGCTCGCCGTCATCGACATCGGGACGAACTCCATTCATATGGTGCTGGCTGAAGTTCTCCCCGACGCCGGTTTCAAGATACTGGACCGTTTTAAGGACATCACGCGCTTGGGCAACGGAGTGTTCGCGACCAGGCGGCTCTCGGAAGAGTCTATGACCCGTGCATTGGAAGTCCTCAAGACGTTGGTCACGCTCGCCCGCAACAAAGGGTTCGACCGTATCGTCGCAGTCGCGACCAGTGCCGTGCGCGAAGCCCAAAACGGCGGTGATTTCGTCGCCTTGATCATGGAGCACATGGGCCTGAGGGTGCGGGTAATCAGCGGGACAGAGGAAGCCCGACTGATTTTCTTGGGCGTCAAGCACAGCATCGCCCTCCCGGACGGACCGACATTGGTAGTCGACATCGGGGGCGGCTCCGTGGAATTGATCGTGGGGAATCGAGAAGGTTTGATTCACGGCCAGAGTCTCAAACTTGGAGCGATCCGTTTAGCTGAGCAATTCCTTCCCAAAACTCCGCCGTCTGAGTCGATGATGCATGCCCTGGACAATGCCGTGCTCGCCCATCTGCGCGATGCGCTCGGATCATTCAAGATGAAGAAGTTTCAGTCATTGGTCGCCACCTCCGGTATGGCCGGGAATGTCGGTGAAGTCATCCATCTCCGTCAAACCGGACGACCGTTGCCACAGCATAATCTCGCGACGATTCTCCTGAAGGATATCCGCTCTCTCGAAGCGGAATTGGCGAAGTCATCGGTCAAGGCTCGTTTGGCGATTCCCGGTCTAGACCCCAAGCGGGTCGATACGCTGTTGCCGACCGCCGTGGTCCTCAGATGTCTGCTGGAGCTGTCCGGCCTCAACGAGATCACGCTCTGCGACAAGGCTATTCGAGAGGGTGTCATCTATGATTTTATCGTACGGCACCGAGAGGGGCTGAAAGCTGAACGTGATATTCCCGACGTTCGTCGTCGAAACGTGGTCGGCCTTGCCCGGCGCTGCCAGGCACCGGAGGCTCATTCACTGCATGTGGCCGACTTGGCACTGAGTCTGTTCGATCAAACCAAGCGAGAACATCGCTTGGGACAGCAAGAGCGCACCTGGCTGGAGTACGCAGCCATTCTGCACGATGTCGGATATCTCATCAATCCGAGACAACATCACAAACACGCGTATTATCTCATCAAACATAGTGACTTGGGTGGATTGGCGGCTGAGGAAATCGATGTGGTCGCCAACATCGCCCGCTACCACCGGCGGGCTTTGCCGTCGTCGAAGCACGAAGCATTCGCCTGTCTGACACCCCGCTTGCAACGTGTGGTCAAGATCCTTGCCTCGCTGCTACGGATCGCCGACGGGCTCGATCGGACGCATTTCTCGCTTGTTCAGGCATTGAGTGTCAAATTCGGGAAACAGATTACAATTGAAGTTCATTTGACAGCGGACGCTGAAATGGAATTATGGGCCGCGAAGACCAGAGCCGACCTGTTCGAGCAGGTCTTCCGTCGACGTGTCCAGTTCTCCGGACTACTGAAAACGGATCACTCATGA
- a CDS encoding AAA family ATPase: MYEAFYRFKAKPFSLLPDSGFLYPGSEHQAAYSLLEYGILSQAPFMVLTGDPGMGKTSLLQKLIAEHGNKHKIGLVTNARYDIEQLLPWILLALGLSTKRLDPIEAYHIFSEFLLQESKRLRRVILIVDEAQSLGVELLEELRLLSNMNDGKSFKLQIILSGQSDLHTLLRRFDMTQFAQRIVVDYHLKPLSDIDTANCIRHRIQVAGGHPALFTDKACALVHRLSQGNPRLINQVSDIALTYGYAEQARIITSKLVAQAALDRSKGGILPLAAKEELAGLAAAPEAPSEMDDPISSAGQTTVSVESADDHLMTSPDEDYTRAMVLEEEGRLKEAVELFHSAARDKSMWFKAYSHIGFCYVKMNEHHAAIQAFRTALEDPTAQQQDVFEVLYVLGRSLETIGRVDQALEVYHRVNHVTPTFRDVANRLRELERTPKQSSHMGKSVNEKHAWFGSVVDNVHRFLIGSQK, from the coding sequence ATGTACGAAGCATTCTACCGATTCAAAGCTAAACCATTCTCGCTCTTGCCGGACAGCGGCTTTCTCTATCCCGGCTCGGAGCACCAAGCTGCCTACAGCCTCCTGGAGTACGGCATTCTGAGTCAGGCACCGTTTATGGTGCTCACGGGCGATCCCGGCATGGGGAAGACATCCCTTCTCCAAAAGCTCATCGCGGAACATGGAAACAAGCATAAAATTGGGCTGGTCACCAATGCCCGTTACGATATCGAGCAGCTTTTACCGTGGATTCTGTTGGCTCTTGGATTAAGCACCAAGCGACTTGACCCGATCGAAGCCTACCATATCTTTTCAGAGTTTCTGTTGCAGGAGTCGAAACGTTTACGACGGGTCATTCTCATCGTTGATGAAGCCCAAAGTCTGGGCGTGGAGCTGCTCGAAGAACTACGGCTGTTGTCCAACATGAACGACGGCAAGAGCTTTAAGCTGCAGATCATCCTTTCAGGCCAATCCGATCTCCATACGTTGCTCCGGCGTTTCGATATGACTCAATTCGCACAGCGGATCGTCGTCGACTATCATCTGAAACCGCTCTCCGACATCGATACCGCCAACTGTATCCGCCATCGAATACAGGTCGCTGGTGGACATCCAGCCCTCTTTACGGACAAAGCTTGTGCATTGGTGCATCGACTGAGTCAAGGGAACCCGCGACTGATCAATCAAGTGTCAGATATCGCCTTGACCTACGGGTATGCCGAACAAGCACGAATCATTACTTCCAAGTTGGTGGCCCAAGCAGCCCTTGATCGGAGCAAGGGAGGAATCCTTCCCTTGGCTGCGAAAGAGGAGTTGGCCGGACTTGCTGCGGCGCCGGAAGCTCCCTCGGAAATGGATGATCCGATTTCGAGCGCAGGGCAGACCACCGTGTCCGTGGAATCGGCCGACGACCATCTGATGACTTCTCCAGACGAGGACTATACGCGAGCGATGGTGCTGGAAGAGGAAGGGCGATTGAAAGAGGCAGTGGAGTTGTTTCATTCAGCGGCCAGAGACAAATCGATGTGGTTCAAGGCCTATTCGCACATCGGATTCTGTTACGTCAAGATGAACGAGCATCATGCCGCGATACAGGCGTTTCGCACTGCCTTGGAGGATCCCACGGCCCAGCAGCAAGATGTCTTTGAGGTGCTCTATGTATTGGGGCGCAGTCTCGAAACCATCGGGAGGGTCGACCAGGCGCTGGAGGTCTATCATCGCGTCAACCATGTAACCCCAACATTTAGAGATGTCGCCAATCGGTTACGAGAGTTGGAGCGGACGCCGAAGCAATCGAGTCACATGGGGAAATCAGTCAACGAAAAGCACGCTTGGTTCGGTAGCGTCGTGGATAATGTCCACCGCTTTCTCATCGGCAGTCAGAAGTAG
- a CDS encoding ISNCY family transposase, with product MMSAKELRRIHVIRQVRDKRITQQEAGTMLRLTERQIRRLLGRVKEEGDQGRVHRGRGKPSNRRIAEPVKAKMLRLYETRYGDFGPTLAAEKLTERHRLEVSDETLRRWLRERGIDHFARRKRPHRAWRARKAHVGELVQLDGSHHDWLEGRGPWGVLMAYIDDASSRVFARFYEYEGTIPAMDSFQRYIRHQGIPLAIYADKHTTYQSPAEPTVAEQLAGEAPQSQFGRALDELGVELIAAHSPQAKGRVERLFKTFQDRLVKELRLARIGTFEAANRFLEGYLPVYNRRFAVRPAHAVNLHRPKPTAQVLERSLCIKTSRCLRKDFTIAHEGRLYQVHDNLRATRVVVEEHVDGTMRLTHHGRALAFHAIAARPVSAAAVTAVSRSQRPIKPPADHPWRKRWRQERGHHPAAAGT from the coding sequence ATGATGAGTGCCAAGGAGTTGCGGCGGATCCATGTGATTCGCCAGGTGCGGGACAAGCGGATCACACAACAGGAGGCGGGCACCATGTTGCGGCTGACGGAGCGTCAGATCCGGCGCCTTCTTGGGCGGGTAAAGGAGGAGGGCGACCAGGGACGTGTCCATCGGGGACGGGGGAAGCCGTCGAATCGGCGCATCGCGGAGCCGGTCAAGGCGAAGATGCTGCGGCTGTATGAGACACGCTATGGAGACTTTGGGCCGACGTTGGCGGCGGAGAAGTTGACGGAGCGGCACCGACTCGAGGTCAGCGACGAGACTCTGCGGCGCTGGTTGCGGGAGCGGGGGATTGATCATTTCGCACGCCGGAAGCGACCGCATCGCGCGTGGCGTGCGCGCAAGGCGCATGTCGGGGAACTGGTGCAACTGGATGGGTCCCATCATGATTGGTTGGAGGGGCGCGGCCCGTGGGGTGTCCTGATGGCCTACATCGACGATGCGAGCAGTCGCGTCTTTGCTCGGTTCTATGAGTACGAGGGCACGATCCCGGCGATGGACAGCTTCCAGCGCTACATTCGGCACCAGGGGATTCCGCTGGCCATCTATGCGGACAAGCATACGACCTACCAGTCGCCAGCTGAGCCCACGGTGGCGGAGCAGCTGGCCGGGGAGGCACCCCAGAGTCAGTTCGGACGGGCACTGGATGAGCTGGGGGTTGAGCTGATCGCGGCGCACTCCCCACAGGCCAAGGGGCGGGTGGAGCGGCTGTTTAAGACGTTCCAGGATCGACTGGTCAAGGAGTTGCGCCTCGCACGGATTGGGACCTTCGAGGCGGCGAACCGATTCCTGGAGGGCTATCTGCCGGTCTACAACCGCCGGTTCGCGGTGCGGCCGGCGCACGCAGTCAATCTGCATCGGCCGAAGCCGACGGCCCAGGTGCTGGAGCGAAGCCTGTGTATCAAGACATCCCGGTGTCTGCGGAAGGACTTCACCATTGCTCATGAAGGGCGGCTCTATCAGGTTCACGACAATCTCCGCGCCACTCGTGTGGTGGTCGAAGAACATGTGGATGGGACGATGCGGCTCACGCACCACGGACGGGCGCTCGCCTTTCACGCGATCGCGGCGCGACCTGTGTCGGCGGCAGCGGTCACGGCGGTGTCCCGATCGCAGCGCCCGATCAAACCGCCGGCGGATCATCCATGGCGCAAGCGATGGCGGCAGGAACGAGGACACCACCCGGCGGCGGCCGGAACATAA
- a CDS encoding dTMP kinase, whose protein sequence is MADARFFGDGLKYLDPSDLRGKLIAIEGTDGVGRTTHIEMLQEWLEVQGYGVMTTGWTRSNLMSKTIEMAKAGNILDRWSLSLLYATDFADRLEHQIIPALRSGFVVLADRYIYTAFARDFVRSADRKWIRDVFGFALIPDLVCYLRIDVETLALRVIETTGMNFWESGMDLRLGADLYDSFKKYQSLLIEEFDKMAMEFRFNVVDARKSPEEIQDELRGCILPVLQNPKPTIGTETVPS, encoded by the coding sequence ATGGCCGACGCACGCTTTTTTGGCGACGGTTTGAAGTACCTAGATCCGAGTGATCTGAGAGGCAAGTTGATCGCCATTGAAGGAACCGATGGAGTCGGCCGAACGACCCACATCGAGATGCTGCAAGAATGGCTGGAGGTGCAGGGTTACGGCGTGATGACGACCGGCTGGACCCGTTCCAACCTCATGTCCAAGACCATCGAAATGGCGAAGGCCGGCAATATCCTCGACCGTTGGTCGCTCAGCCTGCTCTATGCGACGGATTTTGCCGATCGCCTCGAGCACCAGATCATTCCCGCTCTACGATCAGGATTCGTGGTTTTGGCGGATCGCTATATCTACACGGCGTTCGCGCGCGACTTCGTACGGAGCGCCGACCGCAAATGGATCCGCGACGTATTTGGGTTTGCGCTGATTCCGGACCTGGTTTGTTACCTGCGGATCGATGTTGAAACCCTGGCACTTCGAGTCATCGAGACGACCGGAATGAACTTCTGGGAATCCGGAATGGACCTCCGTCTCGGGGCTGACCTCTACGATAGTTTTAAAAAATATCAATCGCTGCTGATAGAAGAATTCGACAAGATGGCAATGGAGTTTCGTTTCAATGTCGTCGATGCGAGAAAGTCTCCCGAAGAGATTCAGGACGAGCTCCGAGGATGTATTCTCCCGGTGTTACAGAACCCCAAACCCACGATCGGTACCGAAACGGTGCCGTCTTAA
- the tmk gene encoding dTMP kinase, whose amino-acid sequence MTEPHLLKTACHPYPGKLIIVEGIDGSGKSTQLQLLHKWLESKGYKVFFTEWNSSALVKETTKRGKKSKSLTPTTFSLLHATDFASRLYHQILPPLKAGMLVLADRYMYTAFARDVVRGVANEWVRKLYAFAIKPDMAFYFKVPIEIAISRLSRGTRGHFKYYEAGMDMDLSPDITESFRLFQSRILAEYDKIVDEYGLLTMDATQDIETQQEHMRALVEEALRGYKPRRGTYGRRTLFWRRFEVPRSE is encoded by the coding sequence ATGACTGAACCTCACCTACTCAAGACAGCCTGTCACCCTTACCCAGGGAAGTTGATCATCGTCGAAGGCATCGACGGGTCAGGCAAAAGCACTCAACTGCAACTACTGCATAAGTGGCTCGAGTCCAAGGGGTACAAGGTATTCTTTACCGAATGGAATTCCTCGGCACTCGTGAAGGAAACCACCAAACGAGGAAAAAAATCGAAGAGCCTCACCCCGACGACGTTCAGCTTGCTGCATGCCACGGACTTTGCCAGTCGGCTCTATCATCAGATTCTCCCTCCCCTGAAGGCAGGCATGCTTGTCCTGGCCGATCGATATATGTATACGGCGTTTGCGCGCGATGTGGTACGGGGCGTGGCGAACGAGTGGGTACGGAAACTTTACGCATTTGCGATCAAGCCCGATATGGCGTTTTATTTCAAAGTCCCCATCGAAATCGCCATCTCTCGGCTCTCGCGAGGAACTCGTGGCCACTTCAAGTACTATGAAGCCGGCATGGACATGGATCTGAGCCCGGACATCACAGAAAGCTTCCGACTCTTTCAATCACGGATTCTCGCCGAATACGACAAGATCGTCGATGAATATGGGCTGTTGACGATGGATGCGACCCAAGACATCGAGACCCAGCAGGAACACATGCGGGCGCTGGTGGAAGAAGCGCTCCGTGGCTATAAACCAAGACGAGGCACCTATGGCCGACGCACGCTTTTTTGGCGACGGTTTGAAGTACCTAGATCCGAGTGA
- a CDS encoding Wzz/FepE/Etk N-terminal domain-containing protein — translation MSLKDYIAAFHRRRKLILLTGLGLLAASLTLAFLWPPTYKSTATILIEEQEIPSDLVRSTITSYADQRIETIKQQVMSRTTLWKVVEQFDLYHDQRKNSPAEEIVKRFAKDVEVEVISADVVDKRTQHATKATIAFTVAYQNRSPELAQKVANELTSLFLGENLKSRERQAQEATSFLQQEAENLARHISNIDEKIAAFKQRANGALPELMPLNQQLMNQAERELMDVDQQVRSLEERKTYLEGELATIKPNTPILSVTGERILDSTERLRALRAEHAGAAANLSADHPDMIKMKQEIDALQKETGQVPDAEEASKRLIDARAALAADLERLGNEHPDVLQTRRKISALELDVHRLSVVRNKVINQRPENPAYINLQAQLNSATFSLEALRKTRLDIKRRLQEYATRLEKGPELEPEYLVLTRDRDTSGQKYQDIRSRLLEAKVAEGLEVQRKGERFSLIDPPSLPEKPYKPNRLAIVLLGFILAVGGGAGLGAAAESLDHSIRTPDQLAALTQHFPLAVIPFMPNEADVSHAKLRRRIVQSAGIGAFGTVLLLLHVFVVPLDVLWFATLRRLGME, via the coding sequence ATGAGCTTGAAGGACTACATCGCGGCTTTTCATCGCCGTCGTAAGCTTATCCTCCTGACCGGTCTGGGACTCTTGGCGGCGTCCTTGACGCTGGCATTTCTCTGGCCTCCGACCTATAAGTCGACCGCGACCATATTGATCGAGGAGCAGGAGATTCCATCAGACCTCGTACGATCGACGATTACAAGTTATGCCGATCAAAGGATTGAGACTATCAAACAACAGGTCATGAGCCGCACCACTCTCTGGAAAGTGGTCGAACAGTTCGATCTCTACCACGATCAGCGGAAAAACAGTCCAGCCGAAGAAATTGTAAAACGCTTCGCCAAGGACGTCGAGGTGGAAGTGATCAGTGCCGACGTCGTGGATAAACGCACACAACATGCGACCAAGGCGACCATTGCGTTTACGGTGGCCTATCAAAATCGTTCTCCTGAATTGGCTCAGAAAGTGGCGAACGAATTGACCAGCTTGTTCTTGGGGGAAAATTTGAAGAGCCGCGAACGCCAAGCTCAGGAAGCCACCTCGTTTCTTCAGCAGGAGGCGGAAAATCTTGCTCGGCACATCAGCAACATCGATGAAAAGATCGCCGCGTTTAAGCAGCGAGCCAATGGGGCGCTTCCGGAGTTGATGCCGTTGAATCAGCAGCTGATGAACCAAGCCGAGCGAGAATTGATGGACGTCGACCAGCAGGTCCGAAGCCTTGAAGAACGCAAAACCTATCTCGAAGGGGAATTGGCGACGATCAAACCGAATACGCCCATCTTATCCGTGACCGGCGAGCGCATTTTGGATTCAACCGAGCGCTTACGAGCACTCCGAGCCGAGCATGCCGGCGCCGCGGCCAATCTGTCGGCGGATCATCCCGACATGATCAAGATGAAACAGGAGATCGATGCATTGCAAAAAGAGACCGGACAGGTCCCTGATGCGGAGGAAGCCTCGAAGCGACTCATCGATGCGCGCGCGGCATTGGCCGCCGACTTAGAACGGTTGGGAAACGAGCATCCGGACGTCCTGCAGACCCGGAGAAAAATCTCCGCTCTTGAGCTGGATGTCCATCGCCTCAGCGTCGTTCGGAACAAGGTGATCAATCAGCGTCCGGAAAACCCCGCATACATCAATCTCCAGGCTCAGTTGAATTCCGCAACATTCTCGTTGGAAGCATTGCGAAAAACCCGTCTGGACATCAAGCGTCGGCTGCAAGAGTATGCGACACGGCTGGAAAAGGGGCCGGAGCTTGAACCGGAGTATCTTGTTCTGACCAGGGATCGAGATACATCCGGACAAAAATATCAGGACATTCGATCAAGGTTGTTGGAGGCGAAGGTGGCCGAAGGTTTGGAAGTCCAACGGAAGGGCGAGCGCTTTTCCCTCATTGATCCACCGAGTCTTCCTGAAAAGCCTTATAAGCCGAACCGTTTGGCCATCGTACTACTCGGTTTCATTCTTGCCGTCGGTGGGGGAGCCGGCCTGGGAGCTGCAGCCGAGTCGCTCGACCATTCGATTAGGACGCCCGATCAACTGGCCGCCCTGACGCAGCATTTTCCCTTGGCGGTGATTCCTTTTATGCCGAACGAAGCAGATGTGTCCCACGCGAAATTGCGACGGCGAATCGTTCAAAGTGCGGGGATCGGCGCATTTGGAACGGTCCTTTTGCTACTTCATGTATTTGTAGTCCCTTTGGATGTGCTGTGGTTTGCCACGCTGAGACGGTTGGGCATGGAGTAA
- a CDS encoding CpsD/CapB family tyrosine-protein kinase, whose translation MDRIRTALELYKGFKGSSSDGESPKRAARQSVPPPITYTRTRSLSIPHAVLHGHRVMAAHRKGPFVDAYKILRTQVTQRLRENGWNVVGVTSPGYGEGKTLTAVNLAVSLAMETTQTVLLVDSDLQDPTVHRVFGLKDCLGLADYLLDDQSVEDLLLHPGIGRFVLLPGGRAISNSTEILTSPKMVALVEELKHRYPSRVVIFDLPPLLHTADVLAFSPYTDALLMVVEEGKTTGEELQRALALVKNSRPVLGTVLNKAGRSSLTLAEMRTMLAT comes from the coding sequence ATGGATCGTATTCGTACCGCGCTTGAGCTATATAAAGGTTTCAAAGGCTCCTCGTCTGACGGGGAGAGCCCGAAGCGGGCTGCCAGGCAATCGGTGCCGCCGCCGATCACCTATACACGAACCAGATCGCTGAGCATTCCGCATGCTGTGCTACACGGGCATCGAGTCATGGCGGCTCATCGCAAAGGACCGTTCGTCGATGCGTACAAAATTCTCCGAACACAGGTCACGCAGCGATTGCGAGAGAACGGATGGAATGTGGTGGGAGTGACGAGCCCAGGTTACGGCGAGGGTAAGACGCTGACTGCCGTCAATTTGGCCGTGAGTCTAGCCATGGAAACAACCCAGACAGTGCTTCTCGTCGATTCGGATCTGCAGGATCCCACAGTGCATCGGGTATTCGGCTTGAAAGACTGTCTTGGTCTCGCCGACTATTTGCTGGATGATCAGTCTGTCGAAGATCTGCTTCTTCACCCCGGTATCGGGCGGTTCGTCTTGCTGCCGGGAGGGCGGGCGATCTCAAACTCCACCGAGATTTTGACCTCGCCTAAAATGGTGGCCCTCGTGGAGGAGTTGAAGCATCGGTATCCCTCTCGAGTCGTTATATTTGATCTCCCTCCATTGCTCCATACAGCGGATGTCTTGGCCTTTTCCCCCTACACAGATGCCCTTCTTATGGTGGTTGAGGAGGGAAAGACGACGGGTGAAGAGCTGCAGCGGGCTCTGGCACTGGTCAAGAATTCGCGTCCTGTTCTGGGAACGGTGTTGAACAAGGCCGGTCGATCCTCTCTGACCCTTGCGGAGATGAGGACTATGTTGGCCACATAG
- a CDS encoding tetratricopeptide repeat protein, giving the protein MSDSIKNLSDLEVRSAERYERGLALKKAGLHKAAIEQLEMAAGDPLLAVKAYAQIGLCHKLSGRYEEAVPAFQKALKAKPASPNETVQILYVLGRTLESLGRVAETLEAYRWIRREDAAYRDVAERIERLSSRRPTVATKKS; this is encoded by the coding sequence GTGTCGGATTCGATCAAGAACCTGTCCGACCTTGAAGTGAGATCTGCGGAACGCTATGAACGGGGGCTCGCGCTGAAAAAAGCCGGGCTGCACAAGGCCGCGATCGAGCAGTTAGAAATGGCTGCTGGCGATCCACTATTGGCCGTGAAAGCGTACGCCCAGATCGGCCTCTGCCATAAATTGTCCGGCCGTTATGAGGAAGCCGTCCCGGCCTTTCAGAAAGCCCTCAAAGCCAAACCGGCGTCGCCGAATGAAACCGTTCAGATTCTCTATGTCCTAGGGCGCACGCTGGAATCATTGGGTCGCGTGGCGGAAACGTTGGAAGCCTATCGCTGGATTAGGCGGGAGGATGCGGCCTATCGGGATGTCGCTGAACGTATTGAGCGGCTGAGCTCCCGCCGCCCGACAGTAGCCACGAAAAAAAGCTAG